Proteins found in one Oncorhynchus mykiss isolate Arlee chromosome 17, USDA_OmykA_1.1, whole genome shotgun sequence genomic segment:
- the LOC110494631 gene encoding zinc finger protein 362: protein MAEPRFNNPYFWPPPPTMPGQMDNIVLINKIKEQLMAEKIRPPHLPPSTVPSPQQRLGNPTQTGGGQQVQMSVQKLQQMQQGLHVHSSSQPDIALHTRTASSSVAGRILGDVNLNLDDKTAIKARGLWEDWHLRQIIDQPSRTNHLSGLALSSRTGNHNTSITLTTPTSNSQSRLGGALSPHHVLSSLASGPGREQIKSNGGLAGLLGPPPKMEGRGRKKIKAENSGGPLLVVPYPILASGNDQSCHTIIPKEGKCYRCKLCPLTFFSKSDMQMHSKSHTEVKPHKCPYCSKSFTNASYLAQHLRIHLGVKPYHCSYCEKCFRQLSHLQQHTRIHTGDRPYKCAHPGCAKAFTQLSNLQSHQRQHNKDKPYKCPNCYRAYSDSASLQIHLSVHAIKNAKAYCCSMCGRAYTSETYLMKHMSKHTVVEHLVSHHSPQRTGSPNIPIRISLI from the exons ATGGCTGAACCTCGTTTTAATAATCCCTACTTCTGGCCTCCACCCCCCACCATGCCTGGGCAG ATGGATAATATTGTGTTGATCAACAAGATCAAGGAACAGCTGATGGCTGAGAAGATCAGACCACCCCACCTGCCGCCTTCCACAGTTCCCTCCCCTCAGCAACGACTGGGGAATCCTACACAGACAGGAGGTGGGCAGCAAGTCCAGATGTCAGTTCAGAAACTGCAGCAGATGCAACAAGGTCTCCATGTCCACAGCTCGTCCCAGCCAGACATTGCCCTGCACACCCGGACGGCCTCCAGCTCAGTCGCAG GACGTATTCTTGGTGATGTAAATTTGAATCTGGACGATAAGACGGCTATAAAAGCAAGAGGATTGTGGGAAGACTGGCATTTGCGTCAAATCATTGACCAACCCTCTAGAACGAATCACCTATCAG GTCTGGCACTTTCCTCTCGAACTGGCAACCATAACACCTCCATCACTCTGACCACACCCACCTCCAACAGCCAGAGCCGGCTAGGCGGAGCCCTCTCGCCTCATCATGTCCTCTCCAGCTTGGCCAGTGGCCCTGGGAGGGAGCAAATCAAAAGTAACGGGGGCCTTGCTGGACTGCTGGGGCCCCCTCCCAAGATGGAGGGGCGAGGGCGTAAGAAGATAAAAGCAGAGAACAGTGGTGGCCCTCTGTTGGTGGTGCCTTACCCAATCCTCGCTTCAGGCAACGACCAATCCTGCCACACCATCATCCCCAAAGAGGGCAAATGCTACAG gTGTAAATTGTGCCCACTGACCTTCTTCTCCAAGTCAGACATGCAGATGCACTCCAAGTCTCACACAGAGGTCAAGCCGCACAAGTGTCCCTACTGCTCCAAATCTTTCACCAACGCATCCTACCTGGCCCAGCACCTCCGCATTCACCTGGGTGTCAAACCTTATCACTGCTCTTACTGCGAGAAATGCTTCCGCCAGCTCTCCCACCTGCAGCAGCACACAAG AATTCACACTGGGGATCGGCCCTATAAATGTGCCCATCCAGGTTGTGCAAAAGCCTTCACCCAGCTCTCCAATCTGCAG TCTCACCAGAGACAGCACAACAAAGACAAGCCCTACAAGTGTCCAAACTGCTACCGTGCCTACTCGGACTCAGCCTCATTGCAGATTCACTTGTCTGTGCATGCCATCAAAAACGCCAAGGCCTACTGCTGCAGCATGTGTGGCAGAGCCTACACCTCA gagACCTACCTTATGAAGCACATGTCTAAACACACGGTGGTGGAACACCTGGTGAGCCATCACTCTCCACAGAGGACAGGGTCTCCTAATATCCCCATACGGATCTCCCTCATCTGA
- the LOC110494632 gene encoding alpha-1,3-galactosyltransferase 2 isoform X1, with amino-acid sequence MRVLYKAKRVLTCAGCASVLLFIAYFTPTSIRYLEGLIPMNRCHLAPGEKLKLGNSIDASLDLWSRGDVQTCTDWGAPVIWDGMFDPDHYDQEHRRNHSSVSLTVFAVGRYLDAYLEAFLLSAERHFMVALPVTYYVFTDVPERVPNIHLGPGRSLKVVRVQRHSRWQDISMMRMRAIADAIESQIRRYSRYIFCFDVDQVFVGRFGSEALGDSVALLHAYYYHRPQSLYTYDRNPRSRAYMETGDFYYHAAVFGGSWQNVKNMTETCYQTIMEDKENQVEALWHDESHLNKYLWLHKPSRVLSPEYCWSSDIGYRGDMHVTRLLWAKKKYDTLRITE; translated from the exons ATGAG AGTATTGTACAAGGCAAAGCGTGTATTAACATGTGCAGGATGTGCCTCTGTGCTACTCTTCATAGCCTACTTCACACCTACATCAATAAG gTACTTGGAGGGCTTAATCCCCATGAACCGATGTCATCTAGCCCCTGGAGAGAAGCTGAAGCTGGGGAATAGTATAGATGCTTCCCTAGACCTTTG GTCCAGAGGTGATGTTCAGACCTGCACTGACTGGGGAGCCCCTGTGATCTGGGATGGAATGTTTGACCCAGATCATTACGACCAGGAGCACAGGAGGAAccactcctctgtctctctcactgtattcGCTGTGGGCAG GTATCTAGATGCCTACCTGGAGGCATTCCTTTTGTCTGCTGAGCGTCACTTTATGGTGGCTTTACCTGTGACATACTATGTGTTCACGGATGTTCCCGAGAGGGTACCAAACATCCATCTTGGTCCTGGGCGGAGCCTGAAAGTTGTGAGGGTGCAGAGACACTCTCGCTGGCAGGACATCTCCATGATGCGTATGAGGGCCATTGCAGACGCCATTGAGTCACAGATTCGTCGATACAGCCGCTACATCTTCTGCTTTGACGTGGACCAGGTGTTTGTGGGTCGGTTTGGCTCAGAGGCTCTGGGAGACTCTGTTGCTCTGCTCCACGCCTACTACTACCACCGACCACAGAGCCTGTACACCTACGACCGCAACCCCAGGTCCAGGGCCTACATGGAGACTGGGGACTTCTACTATCATGCTGCCGTGTTTGGAGGCTCGTGGCAGAACGTGAAAAATATGACAGAGACCTGTTACCAGACCATCATGGAGGACAAGGAGAACCAGGTGGAGGCTCTGTGGCATGATGAGAGTCACCTCAACAAGTACTTGTGGCTCCATAAGCCCAGTAGAGTGCTGTCTCCTGAGTACTGCTGGAGCAGTGACATTGGTTACCGTGGTGACATGCATGTGACCCGCCTGCTCTGGGCAAAGAAAAAATATGACACACTCCGGATTACAGAGTGA
- the LOC110494632 gene encoding alpha-1,3-galactosyltransferase 2 isoform X2, protein MRYLEGLIPMNRCHLAPGEKLKLGNSIDASLDLWSRGDVQTCTDWGAPVIWDGMFDPDHYDQEHRRNHSSVSLTVFAVGRYLDAYLEAFLLSAERHFMVALPVTYYVFTDVPERVPNIHLGPGRSLKVVRVQRHSRWQDISMMRMRAIADAIESQIRRYSRYIFCFDVDQVFVGRFGSEALGDSVALLHAYYYHRPQSLYTYDRNPRSRAYMETGDFYYHAAVFGGSWQNVKNMTETCYQTIMEDKENQVEALWHDESHLNKYLWLHKPSRVLSPEYCWSSDIGYRGDMHVTRLLWAKKKYDTLRITE, encoded by the exons ATGAG gTACTTGGAGGGCTTAATCCCCATGAACCGATGTCATCTAGCCCCTGGAGAGAAGCTGAAGCTGGGGAATAGTATAGATGCTTCCCTAGACCTTTG GTCCAGAGGTGATGTTCAGACCTGCACTGACTGGGGAGCCCCTGTGATCTGGGATGGAATGTTTGACCCAGATCATTACGACCAGGAGCACAGGAGGAAccactcctctgtctctctcactgtattcGCTGTGGGCAG GTATCTAGATGCCTACCTGGAGGCATTCCTTTTGTCTGCTGAGCGTCACTTTATGGTGGCTTTACCTGTGACATACTATGTGTTCACGGATGTTCCCGAGAGGGTACCAAACATCCATCTTGGTCCTGGGCGGAGCCTGAAAGTTGTGAGGGTGCAGAGACACTCTCGCTGGCAGGACATCTCCATGATGCGTATGAGGGCCATTGCAGACGCCATTGAGTCACAGATTCGTCGATACAGCCGCTACATCTTCTGCTTTGACGTGGACCAGGTGTTTGTGGGTCGGTTTGGCTCAGAGGCTCTGGGAGACTCTGTTGCTCTGCTCCACGCCTACTACTACCACCGACCACAGAGCCTGTACACCTACGACCGCAACCCCAGGTCCAGGGCCTACATGGAGACTGGGGACTTCTACTATCATGCTGCCGTGTTTGGAGGCTCGTGGCAGAACGTGAAAAATATGACAGAGACCTGTTACCAGACCATCATGGAGGACAAGGAGAACCAGGTGGAGGCTCTGTGGCATGATGAGAGTCACCTCAACAAGTACTTGTGGCTCCATAAGCCCAGTAGAGTGCTGTCTCCTGAGTACTGCTGGAGCAGTGACATTGGTTACCGTGGTGACATGCATGTGACCCGCCTGCTCTGGGCAAAGAAAAAATATGACACACTCCGGATTACAGAGTGA